A portion of the Bacillus sp. es.034 genome contains these proteins:
- a CDS encoding chemotaxis protein CheX, translated as MILTKSVTDILNSSVEAIKGVIPLSVTVLKPSLLTEPFSQHKIGVLIGFTGDVRGRMIIDGEEESFQGLGASMFGMPLEGEMLESFAGELGNMIAGNLATLLAQAGHSLDITPPTVIVGQSKMYGFDKALKLPISIENVGDFLVILMIE; from the coding sequence ATGATTTTAACTAAAAGTGTCACCGATATACTTAATAGTTCAGTAGAAGCGATTAAAGGAGTCATCCCTTTGAGTGTTACTGTTTTAAAACCCTCTTTGCTGACGGAGCCGTTCAGTCAGCATAAGATCGGTGTACTCATCGGGTTCACTGGTGACGTAAGAGGAAGAATGATCATTGATGGTGAAGAAGAGAGCTTTCAAGGTTTGGGAGCATCCATGTTTGGAATGCCCCTTGAAGGGGAAATGCTTGAGTCATTCGCGGGCGAGCTTGGGAATATGATTGCAGGGAATCTTGCTACTCTTCTTGCCCAAGCCGGTCATTCACTCGATATTACACCCCCGACCGTCATTGTGGGGCAATCAAAGATGTATGGCTTTGACAAAGCTTTGAAACTGCCGATTTCCATTGAAAATGTTGGCGATTTTTTAGTGATACTAATGATTGAATAG
- a CDS encoding isoprenylcysteine carboxylmethyltransferase family protein, whose amino-acid sequence MLYFVLFFSVLMIQRLVELYIARSNEKWMKERGAKEYGQAHYKLMVVIHIAFFISLLIEGGIFHSGVNRYWPLLLGGFILTQLGRIWSIASLGKYWNTKIIILPQAEVVAKGPYKHLKHPNYLIVTLEFLIVPLLFQAYWTLFIFALLNQFILSIRIPLEEHALKEETEYEKVHLNTRGWIPLFKKEK is encoded by the coding sequence ATGCTATATTTTGTATTGTTTTTCTCGGTGTTGATGATTCAAAGGCTGGTGGAACTCTATATCGCAAGATCGAATGAAAAGTGGATGAAGGAGCGTGGCGCCAAAGAATACGGACAGGCTCATTATAAGCTGATGGTCGTCATCCATATTGCATTTTTCATTTCCCTGCTCATAGAGGGGGGGATCTTTCACTCAGGGGTCAATCGCTATTGGCCGTTATTGCTTGGTGGTTTTATCCTGACTCAGCTCGGGAGGATCTGGTCGATCGCTTCCCTCGGGAAGTATTGGAACACTAAGATCATCATACTCCCCCAGGCAGAAGTGGTAGCTAAAGGTCCCTATAAACACTTGAAGCATCCAAACTATTTGATTGTAACGCTTGAGTTCCTGATTGTTCCATTGCTATTTCAAGCCTATTGGACCCTTTTCATCTTTGCCTTATTAAATCAATTCATTCTTTCAATCCGAATCCCACTCGAGGAACACGCCTTGAAGGAGGAGACGGAGTATGAGAAGGTCCATCTCAATACGAGGGGATGGATTCCCCTATTCAAAAAAGAAAAATGA
- a CDS encoding glucose 1-dehydrogenase, which translates to MFAPSFSLKGKLAVVTGAGRGIGRALSIGLAESGSDVVLLSRTRDDLEETAGVIEKLGRKAHILPTDVTSRDDINRVITYIENNGLSIDILINNAGMNIRSAALSVTDDEWQKIMNTNLKSAFMMSQEVGRHMKERGRGKIINIASVAGHVALRTGVVYASTKAAMIQMTKVLAMEWGKYNINVNSIGPWYFKTPLTKELLQNEEYVNDILSVTPLKRIGELEELVGPAVFLSSDASNYITGQTLYVDGGMTINGF; encoded by the coding sequence TTGTTTGCTCCTTCATTTTCACTAAAAGGTAAATTGGCCGTTGTCACAGGTGCCGGCCGGGGAATTGGGCGTGCACTCAGTATTGGATTAGCGGAATCCGGATCCGATGTAGTCCTGTTATCAAGAACCAGGGATGATTTGGAAGAAACGGCGGGTGTAATCGAGAAGCTAGGGAGGAAGGCTCATATCCTCCCGACAGATGTGACATCACGTGACGACATAAACAGGGTGATCACCTACATAGAAAACAATGGCTTGTCCATCGATATCCTGATCAATAATGCCGGGATGAATATACGTTCGGCAGCGCTTTCGGTAACGGATGATGAATGGCAGAAAATCATGAATACGAACTTGAAATCTGCCTTTATGATGAGCCAGGAAGTGGGAAGGCATATGAAAGAGAGGGGCCGGGGGAAAATCATAAACATTGCCTCCGTCGCCGGCCACGTTGCCCTCAGGACCGGGGTCGTATATGCCTCCACGAAAGCAGCCATGATTCAAATGACGAAGGTATTAGCCATGGAATGGGGAAAGTACAATATTAATGTGAACAGTATCGGTCCATGGTATTTCAAGACACCATTAACAAAAGAACTTCTGCAAAATGAAGAGTATGTAAATGATATACTGTCAGTGACTCCTTTGAAAAGGATCGGTGAGCTCGAGGAATTGGTGGGCCCGGCGGTATTCCTTTCATCGGATGCCTCAAACTATATTACCGGACAAACCCTTTATGTAGACGGTGGGATGACGATCAACGGTTTTTGA
- a CDS encoding 3-oxoacyl-[acyl-carrier-protein] synthase III C-terminal domain-containing protein, which translates to MPKILSVETEIPSVKITQNEAAEFAKQLFSSSFKDIGRLINVFQNGEIESRYFVKGLEWFSKEHTFQEKNDEFIHYAVELGSKVIHKSLSRNRLSMGDVDAIITISTSGLSTPSLEARIMNRLPFSPHTKRIPIWGLGCAGGASGLSRAYEYCLGFPKANVLVLSIELCSLTFQHGDRSKSNLIGTSLFADGVACALVCGDDSPALDGVRHPLPKIFATQSTLLQDSLDVMGWEVKENGLYVVFSKDIPTLVQNWLRPNVEGFIEANGIGLRDIKHFVAHPGGKKVIEAYRDALGMDESMTTESMKVLKEYGNMSSVTILYVLKEFMEKGCEQGDIGLGTALGPGFSSELLLMRWE; encoded by the coding sequence ATGCCAAAAATACTCTCAGTGGAAACTGAGATCCCGTCAGTTAAAATCACGCAAAATGAAGCCGCAGAATTTGCAAAGCAACTGTTTTCTTCGAGTTTTAAAGATATAGGACGTCTCATAAATGTGTTTCAAAACGGTGAAATAGAAAGCCGTTACTTCGTAAAAGGTCTGGAGTGGTTTTCCAAGGAGCATACCTTTCAGGAAAAGAACGATGAATTCATCCACTATGCCGTAGAATTGGGGAGTAAAGTGATCCATAAGAGCCTTTCCCGTAATAGGCTCTCAATGGGAGATGTCGATGCCATCATCACCATATCAACGTCTGGTCTATCAACCCCGAGTCTGGAAGCCCGAATCATGAATAGGCTTCCATTCTCTCCCCATACCAAACGAATTCCGATTTGGGGTTTGGGATGTGCAGGGGGGGCGTCAGGATTATCAAGGGCGTATGAGTATTGCTTAGGCTTTCCAAAGGCAAATGTTCTTGTTCTTTCAATCGAACTATGTTCATTGACCTTTCAACACGGAGATCGTTCAAAGAGCAATTTGATTGGGACGTCCCTTTTCGCTGATGGTGTGGCATGTGCCCTTGTCTGCGGGGATGACAGCCCGGCATTAGACGGCGTCAGGCATCCCTTGCCAAAGATCTTTGCCACCCAGTCGACGCTGCTCCAAGATTCCTTGGATGTTATGGGATGGGAAGTGAAGGAAAATGGATTATATGTTGTATTTTCCAAGGACATTCCCACATTGGTGCAAAATTGGCTACGTCCCAATGTAGAGGGATTCATTGAAGCGAACGGGATCGGGCTCCGGGACATTAAGCATTTTGTGGCCCACCCAGGCGGAAAGAAAGTGATTGAGGCATACAGGGATGCTTTAGGAATGGATGAAAGTATGACAACTGAATCAATGAAGGTGTTGAAGGAATATGGGAACATGTCCTCTGTCACGATTCTATATGTCCTCAAAGAATTTATGGAAAAAGGCTGTGAACAGGGGGATATCGGCCTCGGCACTGCTTTGGGACCAGGGTTCAGTTCCGAGCTTTTGTTGATGAGGTGGGAATGA